Part of the Kitasatospora sp. NBC_00374 genome is shown below.
CGCCAGCCCGACCGTGTCCCGGGTGATCCGGCCGACCTGGTTGCCGGTGTGGTCGTTGAGCCGGAAGGTGAAGGCGAACCAGTTCTCCGCGACCAGCTTGCCGACCTGGTGTCCGCCGGCCACCAGATCGAAGCTGATGTGGCCGACCACGGAGTCCTGGACGATCTCGCCGACCGGGCTGCCGTCCGGACGGGCCACCTGCACCTTGGCCTTGACCACCTTGGCGCCGCGGCTGAGCACCAGGAAGGGCACCCCGGCGGCGTCCCGGATCTCGAAGGAGCGGGACAGGAACTTGTCCACGCTGCTCATGAAGCGCAGCGCCTTCCGGGCGGCGTTCTGGCCGGTCTCGGCGACCGAGCCGATCTGCGTGCCGCTGCCGTCGAGCACGGTGTAGCTGGTGGTGACGTCCACCCAGCGGAAGTTCTGTTCGACCATCAGCAGCGGTGCGGAGAGCAGCCCCTCGGGGCCGTGGGCGCCGGCCGGGAGCGGCTGCCCGCCGGGCTGCTGGTGCTGGTGCGGGGCGGGCGGGTGCTGCTGGTGCGCCGGCTGCGGTGCGAACTGTTGCTGGGGGAAGGGCTGTTGCGGTGGGAACGGCTGGGCGGGGAAGCCCGGCTGCGGCGCCGCCGCGGACTGCGGGGGTGCGGTGACCGCCGCCTGAACCGGCACGGGCGCCGGCACCGGTGTCGGCGCGGGTGCGGCCGCGGGCGCCGGCTGCGCGTGCCCGGTCCAGCGCGCGCCGTCCCACCAGCGCAACGCCCGTGCGTCGTAGGGGTCCTGGTACCAGCCGGGGGCGGCAGACGTCTGAGTCACCGGCCGAGCCTACCGGGGAACGCCACGTCGTTCGCGCACGAGGGTCTCCTGGACGGCGGAGGCGACCAGCAGCCCGTCCCGGTCGTAGAACTCGCCGAGTGCCAGGCCGCGGCCGTCCGAGACGGACGGGCTGCGCTGGGCGAACAGCAGCCAGTCGTCGGCGCGGAACGGCCGGTGGAACCACATCGCGTGGTCCAGCGAGGCGAGCGTGATCAGCGGCGGCTCGGTGCGCTGGAACCGGTGCGGCTGCAGGTGCAGGGCGGTGGTCGAGGCCAGCGTGAGGTCGGAGAGGTAGGTCAGTGCGCAGACCTGCAGCAGCGGGTCGTCGGCCGGCAGTGGAGTGCCGGTCCGCAGCCAGACGAACTGCTGTGGCACGCCCGGTAGTTCCGGTGGCAGGCCGGGCGTTCCGGCGGGGATGAAGCGCAGCTCCAGGGTGCGGAAGTCGGTGGCCCGGGCGAAGTCCTCGGGATCGGCCTGCTCCCAGGCGAGGAACGGATCGGGCAGCTCGTCCGGCCCCGGTACCGGGGGCATGGTGCGCTGCCGCCCGCCGGACTCCTCGGGCACCTTGAAGGAGGCGGAGAGCGTGAAGATGGCCTCGCCGCGCTGGACGGCCGTCACCCGTCGGGTGGCGTAGGACATGCCGTCCCGGACCTGGTCGACCTGGTAGACGATCGGCCGCTGCGGGTCGCCCGGCCGCAGGAAGTACCCGTGCAGCGAGTGCACCCGGCGGCCCGGGTCGATGGTCCGGCCGGCCGCCGTGAGCGCCTGCGCCGCGACCTGCCCGCCGAAGGCGCGCATCGGCGCCCCGGCGTGGCAGCGGCCCCGGAACAGGTTCTCGTCCAGCTCCTCGATCCGCAGCAGATCGGCGAACGGGCGGACCACGCCCGCGCCGACGTCCTCCTGGTTCATGGCATCCGTCACGGGCTCATCCTGGCAGATCGGCGCGGGCGGCGGTGTGACCTGTGCGACAGGAGCGAATCTGCAACGCGTTCCAGAACCCGGGCGCTGTCGGTGCTGCGCCCTAGCGTCCTGACCATGACGCAAGCCGTACAGACGTACGCCTACCTCCGGCCCTCGGCGCTGACCGCGCGGCCCGCCGGGCCGGCCCTCGCCCTGGCCACCTCGGGCGGCTGCACGCCCGTCGGCGAGGTGGCCAACCCCCGGTTCTTCGACGGGTTCCTCACCGCCCCGGCCCCTGCCGCCGCCGCCCTGCTCGCGGTCGCGGACGTGGCGGCCGCCCGCTACTACCAGCCACTGCTGCGCGCCTCGCTCGACCCGGTGGTCACCGCCGGCGGCGACCGGCTGCGCTTCGAGTCCTTCTCCGGCTGCTGCGGCGTGCACGCCCGCCTCGACGTCCTCGCCGACGGTCTGGACGGCGGCCCGATCGGTCACGGCACCACCAACGTCGACGTCAACAACCCGCTGCGGGAGTCGCTCGGCCGGCTCGGCGGGGCGGACCCGCTGCACCTCGCGGTCGGCCCCGACGCGCTGGAGGTCACCACCTTCGACGGCACGCTGGTGGAGAAGAAGGTGCCGCTGCCCGACCGCTGGCTGCGCGGCTTCGCCGAGACCCAGGTGCTCGCCGCCGGCTTCGACCTGCGGGCCGAGGTCCCGGCCGCCGAGGCCGTCCGCTTCCTGCGCTCGCTGCCCCGCGGCGCCGCCGACCGCACGGTGCACTGGGTGGTCCTGGCCGGGCGGACCCTGCGCCCCGTCACCCGGCCCGTCCCGGGCGCGGTCTGCCTGCCCGGCCCCGCGCGGCTCGCGGCGCTCCAGCGGGTGCTGCGGCACGCGGTGGCGCTGCGCCTGTACGGGCCGCCGGCCGGCCCCCGGGCGGCCGCCTCGGCCTGGGAGATCGTGCTGCCCGGCATGCGGCTGACACTCACCCTCTCCCCGGACACCTCGCGCGGATTCTCCGGCGAGGGCGGGGTGCTCACCGCGCTGGCGAGCGCGGACGCGGCCCGGGACGCCGAGCTGGTCTCGGTGCTGCTCGCCTGGGAGCCCCGGATCGAGGTGGCCGAGCTGGCCGAGCAGGCCGGGCTGAGCCCCGACCGGGTCCGGGCGGCGCTGACCGT
Proteins encoded:
- a CDS encoding acyl-CoA thioesterase, with protein sequence MTDAMNQEDVGAGVVRPFADLLRIEELDENLFRGRCHAGAPMRAFGGQVAAQALTAAGRTIDPGRRVHSLHGYFLRPGDPQRPIVYQVDQVRDGMSYATRRVTAVQRGEAIFTLSASFKVPEESGGRQRTMPPVPGPDELPDPFLAWEQADPEDFARATDFRTLELRFIPAGTPGLPPELPGVPQQFVWLRTGTPLPADDPLLQVCALTYLSDLTLASTTALHLQPHRFQRTEPPLITLASLDHAMWFHRPFRADDWLLFAQRSPSVSDGRGLALGEFYDRDGLLVASAVQETLVRERRGVPR
- a CDS encoding SWIM zinc finger family protein codes for the protein MTQAVQTYAYLRPSALTARPAGPALALATSGGCTPVGEVANPRFFDGFLTAPAPAAAALLAVADVAAARYYQPLLRASLDPVVTAGGDRLRFESFSGCCGVHARLDVLADGLDGGPIGHGTTNVDVNNPLRESLGRLGGADPLHLAVGPDALEVTTFDGTLVEKKVPLPDRWLRGFAETQVLAAGFDLRAEVPAAEAVRFLRSLPRGAADRTVHWVVLAGRTLRPVTRPVPGAVCLPGPARLAALQRVLRHAVALRLYGPPAGPRAAASAWEIVLPGMRLTLTLSPDTSRGFSGEGGVLTALASADAARDAELVSVLLAWEPRIEVAELAEQAGLSPDRVRAALTVLGTAGQIGYDTAEAAYFHRQLPYDSGRAEARNPRLRVARALVAAGAVRPEADGRVTTVTVGDHVQRVRTAADGSLGCTCLWWAKYRGGRGPCTHALAVRLAGADAGATGTGTAR
- a CDS encoding phospholipid scramblase-related protein, giving the protein MTQTSAAPGWYQDPYDARALRWWDGARWTGHAQPAPAAAPAPTPVPAPVPVQAAVTAPPQSAAAPQPGFPAQPFPPQQPFPQQQFAPQPAHQQHPPAPHQHQQPGGQPLPAGAHGPEGLLSAPLLMVEQNFRWVDVTTSYTVLDGSGTQIGSVAETGQNAARKALRFMSSVDKFLSRSFEIRDAAGVPFLVLSRGAKVVKAKVQVARPDGSPVGEIVQDSVVGHISFDLVAGGHQVGKLVAENWFAFTFRLNDHTGNQVGRITRDTVGLAISALGGGDYYYADFRHPLPEPLRTLAVAAMLTANTLLNPDANGDQ